In Osmerus eperlanus chromosome 4, fOsmEpe2.1, whole genome shotgun sequence, the sequence TCTAGTTGGATCTTTGGAGTCTGAGCTCACGGGATCGGGTCACGGAGACTCCACGGTCAGGGTCCAGTCTTCAGCAAATCACATTGGCAACTCAGCAGTAGGTGGCAATTCCAATGTCCAGGGCAGCAAAATGGGACTTTCACAAGAGCTTGCTAAAGCAGGTAAGATAGCTCCGCTGCTGACTCTGGTTAGCTGGCGCGCTGTTATTGTGATTCAATCTGCTTTCAAATTAAGTATTAATTAACAGAGCTATCACTAATCAATTTTCCGGAATAGTCGACATCCCGCCCTCTCACTCGTTTGTTTTCGCGGCTCTAGGGACTGGTGGAGTGCAAGGCGGTGTCATTAATAGTACGAGGTCCCAAGGTTCAACCATGGATGCAGCAGCCGGGACCACATCGGCAGCGGGATCGGGAATGGCAGGCGGTCAAAGCAAGTTGGTCGGTGGGATTGTAACGGTGGCAGGCAGCGGAAAACCTGAAACAACTGGTGTGCAAACTTTGAATGGAAGTAGCGTAATGATAAACTCTCACAATTCGGAAAGCTCAACTAATAGCAGTAGCAACAACACTTCACCAGCTACCACTATTGTCAACAACGGACCTGGCTCTGGAGTCAAAGGAAACGTAATTCTTTCATCAACCTCTGGCACTGTCATTCAAACTCCTTTAATTAATACACATAAGGCTGTCACATCGACTGTAATATCTCAGCCTTCCTCCACTTTGAACAGTGTGCCTACCGTCACACTCGTGAGGCCGCCTATGCAAACCCCCGGAGCAAATACTCAGCAGAGCGGGAGCAACACAGTTCTGACATCAGCTGTCAGCGTTGCCAATCCTGCATGTTCAGGACCTCAGACTAACAAATTCGAAACACCAAAAACGATTATTCAAACAACAGCACAGATCGCGGCGTCTAGTGCTACAGCTGCAGTGAAAAGCCCACCGACTTTACAAAACGTAATAAGGACTTCCACCCCAACAACAATTGCTGCGAATCCTGGCGGAATACGAGCAATTGCTCCGCAAGTGTTGGCTCCACGGCTTGCCCAGCCTCAACAGAATGCTCCAAACATCCAAAACATTCAGCTTCCGCCAGGTAattctgatttttttttaaagtacgCCTGTGTAGATTACCTGCTGTTCATAATTAGATACCAATTTTGAAACATCGTCTCCTTTCCTAAACAAATTGATATCAGTAAATGTACAGTAAACCTGTTTAGTTACCTTTTTTAGGAAATCGTTGCCATAGCATACACGTTCCCATTATTTGAAGAGAGAAATTGTCCAGTAGCAACTCGGTTCTACCTCCTCAGTGTCTATGTGAGAGTGGGTTTGTATGTTGCACTTCGCAGTATGTTTTGTCTCTTTTCAGCTGAGGAAACAGTATAGATTCTGCCTATAAGGGTTGGCTCAGAGCAGGTGGTATGGTTTGGGGTATTTTCTTTCTGAGGTGCTGGCCAGACTTCAAACATGAGTGGACCCTGTATCAAGGGACACACTGACATCAACAAGGACAGGCTTAGCCAAAAACGTGTTTGAGCAGCATGTCAGAAACAATGTCAAATGAAGCAATCTCAATAAATTGATTCTTTCAGATTTATGACTGCCCAGCTCTGTTCCTGAGAGCCTTGCAAATCATTCAAATCTGACAGCAGTTAGTTGACAGTTACAAGTATAGTTGCAGAATGCAGGAAACCTGTTGCCTATAATTAggaatattttatatatttggGAAACTTGAAACAACTGGTGTTCAAACATGAATTGAAGTAGGCCTAAGTTGTGAAACTGTCAAGTTGGAAAGCTCATATAATTGCGGTCTCAACAGCATGTCCTATGTTGTCACAAAGGGAAATTATGGgttatttgagagagagagaattctaCAGTATGCTCAATTTCTGTGTTTTGCAGTTTGGGTCTATGTATTCATTGTAATGAGGCAAATGTTCCCATGGAAATTCTAAGATCATGTTTTCAACATCTGCACACCTATGGTCACAGCATGGGTGTGTCTATGTTAGATGTTTGAGTCATGGTACTGAGCCCTGCGTGACTTGTCACCCTGACCCTTCCTGACCTGCGGGTGTGTGCAGGGATGGTCCTGGTGAGAAGTGAGACTGGGCAGCTGTTGATGATCCACCAGCAGACCCTGGCCCAGATGCAGGCTCAGTCCCAGTCCCAAAGCGCCATGGCACCACGGCCAGCCACGCCCACCAGCACTCCCTCTGTCCAGATCAACTCTGTTCAGGTACTGCAACAGACACACCTTTTCCATTTGACCAACACCCTATCACACCCAGCTACAGATGGATAACGTTGCACAGCATATAAACACAGCCTACTCATGATCAGTGTGTTTTATCACCTCCTGAAATGTAATGAGGTTTgaacccctgtgtcctctcccATGTCCACCAGGCTCCAGGGTCCCTGTTGACCCGTCAGGTGTCCCCCACCAGCATCATCAAGCAGGGTTCCCCAGTGCAGGCTAGTGTGCAGGCCACCACCACGCTCCAGAGGCCTCCGGTACTGCAGGTAGACACCACTCCCCCTCTGTCGGCCTCACCACCAATCGCAGTCCTCAGACTCACCCCAGGTGGCCTTGctctctgttctctgtgtcCTGTAGAACACCATCATGCTGGGAGGGTCCGCCAGCACCCCAGGCCAGCCTCTGGTCACCCCCTCCCCAGGACAGGCTGGCTCTGCTGCGGTGAGGACCCCCGCTCCTCCCTTGGCCGTCAGCACGGTGAGAGAACACCACTGCCCTGCCTGAACCAGGGTGTGCCCTGGCACCACCACAGATCAGTGATGAGGGCTGTTCAGCATTTAGACAACCCGTTTGTCTTTTGACTCTTACAGTTTCTGCTCTTGGACTGGGTTTAGACACCAGTGACCTAGTCATCCTTAATATGATctaacgcgtgtgtgtgtctgtaggagaCTGTGGAGAATGTGAAGAAGTGTAAGAACTTCCTATCCACGCTGATCAAGTTGGCGTCCAGTGAAAAGCAGTCCTCTGAGACCACAGCCAACGTCAAGGAGCTGGTTAAGAACCTTCTGGTAAAAgcctgtcttgtctgtgtgtctgtcggtgtgtgtgtgtttattagtCTTCTATTAAAgccctttctgtctgtgtgtccctgtgtgtgcaggaggggaAGATTGAAGCAGAGGACTTCACTAGTAGGTTGTACAAGGAGCTCAACTCTTCTCCTCAGCCCTACCTTGTGCCTTTCCTCAAGGTGAGACAGCTGCCTAGCAGAACTCTGTGCTGGAGCCAGGTCCTCATCTTATGGATGTGGGCTTTGGCTGACAGCAACTGTTGTTGTAAGTCTTTTCAGTTGTTCTCTTTTTACATTTCTTCCATGACACATTAAGAGCTGTTATTGCCATGCTGTAGTTGTGGTCAGATATGACCACTCCCTCAAACCCGCACTTCTCCTTCTCTGCTGTTTCCAGAGGAGTCTCCCTGCTCTGCGTCAGCTGACCCCAGATTCGTCAGCCTTCATCCAGCAGAGTCAGCTGCCCCTGCCCAGCGCCCAGCCTGCCCCCGCCCCAGCCGCTGCCTCCACCGCCCTGACTGCCGTGGTCTTGGGGGGCACAGCCGCCCagagaccccccctctcctccagtagCAGTGTGGGGGCCAAACAGTCCCCTGTGATCAGCCTggcccacacacccctcagcaAGCCCAGCCTGGTAATGAAGCCCACAGCTCAGCCTTCACCTGGCCTGCTGCATCTGCTTCAGTCCATCAACCTGCTATTTTTGTcgcctttctctttttctgtccctctcattttctctccccctctatttccaactttctccttttcccccttcctctgccccccccctgacTCCTTGCTTTCcaactctttccctccctccggtCCAGATGGTGCCCcagcagcagggggcgctggtgAGACCCCAGGTGACCCTGTCCCAGTCCCCCATGGTGACCCTCCGAGGACAGACCCACAGTCGCGTCATCATGGGCCAGCCGCAAATGGTCAAGCATCTGCAGGCAGGTGTGTCTCCATGCAGGCCCACTCTTGCCTTGGGGGTTTCCTACTGCCATGTCTGCACATTGAACCGTGTGAAGTGAACACACATGCTTTGCTTTCCCCGCTCGGTGATGAATTCAGACGTGTTGACATGAGGCTAGTATGTTATTAGTGTTTGTATGGGCCTAACTTTCCCTGTGAGGTAGTTTTCCACTAGGCTGCCTGAGGACAAACAAGCATTATGTGAACAATgggagtgtgagagacagaggggagggagagggaggggtggcagGGCTGGATGACGGAGACGGTCAGGCAGAAGTGTATCAGCGTCATCTGTGACCGGCAGCTGTTAGGTAGCGGAGATGGCAGTAATGTGATAAGTGGTGCCGTGTCGATCGCCGTCCGCTCCTGGCTCCCTCGACACACATGAAACACTGCCCCCCTGTGGCACAGTGGGGATGGATGTCCGTGGAAACGCAGACATGGGTGTGCAGAACCAGAGACACACTTGATTTGCTGTATTAGGTCCTGCCATCCGGCCCGccgctcctcacccctccctgccctctgaaGCCATGAGAGTGAGCAGTGTTGAGTTTAACAGTGTTGTCCCTggcagtgcctgtgatgaagCAGCCTCTGGCCCCAGGGGGCCGACCAGCAGCAGGGCCCTCGTCTCTATTGACGGCAGCTCAGAGGAACAAGCTGAAGGAGGCGGGGGGAAGCTTCAGgttagccaacacacacacacacaccgtacacacaaacacacgccatacacacaaacacacgccgtacacacacgcaccacacttGACGAAATGAATGACATTCTTAATGCATGAGAAAGCCATACTTTAATAGCTGAGCTCGAACATATTAATGACGGAAAGGCCTGACttgtctctgttttctctctcctcaccttacATTgtgttctgtccctctctgccaTCCCTCCATACAGGGACGATGATGACATCAATGATGTTGCCTCCATGGCTGGAGTCAACCTGTCGGAAGAGAGCGCCCGTATCCTGGCAACAAACTCTGAGCTTGTTGGCACGGTGACCCGTTCCTGTAAGGATGAGGCCTTCCTCGCTACCTCTTCACTGACCCGCAGAGTCCTGGAAATaggtgagagaaaaagacacacacacacacactgacacagcagaagggtgacacacattcacacatctgTTTTAACAGGTAAGAAGTTTGGAGTCGCTGAACTGGGCCCTGAGGTCATAAACTACATATCCCATGCTACTCAGCAGCGACTCCAGAACCTGCTGGAGAAAGTGTCTGAGGTGGCACAGCAGAAAAACATCACATTCAAGGTGAGCCCACACTACTGGGCTGGGATCCACTCCTGAAACACTGAGCTGGTATTTGTTAATTACATTCTCCatcttttctttctgtttccatcccctccctcccctccctccctcccctcccccccctcccttcgttGGGCCACCAGGAGGATGATAAGCACGAGCAGGCGAGTGATGTCCGGGCTCAGCTCAAGTTCTTTGAGCAGCTGGACCagatggagaagcagaggaaggaggagcaggagagggagatccTCATGAAGGCTGCGAAGGTAACTGATCCCAGGACAGGGTAGATAAACACCCAAGACGCCGTAGCTCACCAAGACCTCATTTGACCCAGCGTCCTGGCTCACCTTATCATCACACTAGGATCTTTAGCACCATCTAGTGGCTGTGAATAAAAGTGCTAACGTGGTTCTTCACCTGCAGTCTCGGTCGCGGCAAGAGGACCCTGAGCAGCTCCGGCTAAAACAGAAGGCcaaagaggtgagaggagagaggccatGTATGTTTTAAATGGGAATGTGCTCGGATGAAAAGAAAagaagtgcaaaaaaaaaagaaaattttcatctgttaaaactgTATATGACACAactcctgtgcgtgtgtgtgtgtgcgcgctccagatgcagcagcaggagctggcccagatcagacagagagaggccaacATGACTGCCCTGGCAGCCATCGGACCCCGTAAGAAAAGGAAGATGGACTCTCCCATCAGCGGGGCCACAGCTGAGGTACAGGCCCCTGGTGCTGAGCAGCCAGACGCTCCTCTTACAATCACCACACATTACTGTAACCATGACTAcgtactgtctgtctgtctgtctgtgtccaggGCACGAGCTCTGGCCCCTCTCGGGAGGGGGggtcgggaggggggggctccAGACAGTTCACCCGCCAGCGCATCACCAGGGTCAACCTCAGGGACCTGCTTTTCTGcctggagaacgagagagaaaccAGCCACTCCCATCTCCTCTACAGAGGCTTCCTCAAATAGCACCGAGAGACCCAGGCCCCACCCAAAATACTACACTGACCAGCTCCACTCAAACTCCTCCACATGGGACAGAGGATGAGCCCTCCCTGTTATTCGTACATCCCCTTCCAAGGTGATGGCACAGAGGGATAATAGAACAGCAGTGTGCTGAAGAAGCTCTCATGTTGTGAAACGCTCATGGAGAGCAGAATGGGCCTGGAAGCCTGGCAGGCTCCCACCAGACCAGGCTCCCACCAGACCAGGCTCCCACCAGACCAGGCTCCCACCAGACCAGGCTCCCACCAGACCAGGCTCCCACCAGACCAGGCTCCCACCAGACCTGTCATAGACTGCCTCTACTGCCCTGCTTGTCAACTGCATGCTCCCCTTTTGGAGGGGAAACATCTTTAgaaatttttttttattaaaaaatgtTATTAGAAGTGGGCTTTTGTTTTACCAGGTCTAACAAACCAGTAAATGCAGTCAAATCATGTATCAAGCATTCTAACATAAGGCTTACAAAAGACCTGGGCAAAACTATGGTTGATGACAATGTTGATTCTAGTTATGGAtaaattttttattttcttattttagTAACCATAGAACTATTTAACACTTGTGGATTATTTTAACTTCACTAATGGTCTTGTCTTCTGCTGAGTTGCCTTTCTTGCCAAAATAAGCCATATGAATCATACATGTTGAACTCTTCAGGTTAGGTAGTGTTAGTTTTAATCTGATAGGAGCAACATTCTGTCTCTTAATTTAACTGTATTTACTCCTTTCAGCTTTGAATGATCAATTTTTGTCCCTGTTGTGCTTTTGTTTTTGACTTGGTTTGAAATGAGTAATAATTATTTATGTCAGCGTTTATGTTGATGATTATGATGAtatattgtgtatgtgtgcgtgtgtgtttgtgtaggtgtttgagtgtgtgcgtgtgtgtgtgcgcgtgtgtgtagtcCGTGTGTAGTCCATGTCCTCTGGCCCGCTGGAGCCCCTGCTGTGGTGGGTCAGAGTCCTGGAGACACTCTCATAGACCTGCCACAACACACCCCACCAACAGGATAGACTAATTACTATTTTTGCAAAACAAAACGGAAAAGAAGAAGCTGATTCACAATAATTCATGATTGATTGCACTTGTTTCAGTAAGACTATTTTCCAACGCTGGATGCCTGGAGGCCCTAGTATGTAATCGTGGTGACGGACTGCACCCGGACACATCTGCTTTTGGAGTCAGTTGGTCAGAGAGACTTGCCCATTTTCTATCTTTTTTATATTTCCTAGAGCACATACTAATTGGTTCTTTATACTTGTTTTGTCATGTTTTATGAAAGAATGTCTATGGATGGAACTTTTGATATACTTCAGTTTGTCCAAGTCTTGTTTGGGTCTGTCAAAAGAGTAGGTCAGATTTGTCTTTTTTCTTGCATTCTGTCTCAAAATAACCTGTTacacaccttcctctcctctcatattCATTAGATTTTCTACCAGATGACACAGTTTAAGTGGAACAGCTGAAGTATCGATATATATTGTAAATTTTGCACAGCAACTTGTTGATATGTAAATATTCTAATTGGACAAAAAAGTTTTTAATTGTATCATTTTATAGAGGATGAGTGAGTATGATCTCCCTCGTTGCAAATAAATAAGGAAAAAATACAATGTTTGTGATTCCACTTCCTTTGTTGCACTAAAGAGAATGTCATAAACCACTAAATGTATTATTGCAGGTATTCCAGTGTCTGTGCTTGTCATATTGATCATGCTGTTCATTCCTCTTTAAGTGAATACAAAGGTCCCACAGGGGGGCGCTAGTGCACTTTAATAGATCTTCATCTTTCCAACTTGAGAAAGGAGAATCCAACTCATTAGACCAAAAGTCCAATGTATAGTCTGTGGTGACCACTTACTGTATGAAGGCATGTGCCcccaacttgtgtgtgtgtgtgtaggggggggttaAACTGCTTCAAGCAGAAAGGTGTTAATTGATGTGAAATAATAAAGAACCGAACAGTTCTTGTGGCACAGATCCAGTCTACTCAGGATCTTCATGATGACCACCTCTTACTTCCCACTCTGAGTCCAGCAGCATATCAGGCTTGCTGCTGGAGAGCTGCATCAATCATCTGCTCATGTGTTCAGACTGACAGGACCCTGTATGGGATGGAGCAGCCAGTCCAGCAGCTCAAcagtcctgtcctcctctgcccttcctcctctgctctgaggCTGCTGCGTACCCCCATCTGGAGATAATCcatcactgaacacacacaagtgtgAACTTTCGCAGAAACATGTTTTTGTCGGATGCTATGTATTTGATACCTGCAAGGTTGTTTGCTTTGCTTCAGACAAAGTTGCTGCCCGTAAGTCAATATCTTGTTTTGTATTCCACACAGTGTCTTGTGTGTTCTTCAACAGCATATAGATATACAGCATTAGATACAGACATAAATCCATGCCAGTGTTCTAGTATTCACACAATGATATCAGACGCTTGTATAAAGCTGGATCAAACCTTTTTAAAGAACCTGATTGGCAGAAATGCATTTGGTTGTCTTCCTAAATACGAACGTATAGTGCACAGACTAAAGTGGTACTAAAAAGGGAAACTAAATAGAATATTGTAACAGAATGTTTTGCTAATACAGTCACATAACAAATCGGTCTACTAGACAATCCAGTTGGCAAACTACTGGAGACTGTCCCTCAAAGAAACACCTAAAGAGCAGTCATCTGTAGTGGGGCTCACATGGAGATATGGATttagcctctctccagccttgGTGGAAGAGA encodes:
- the LOC134018903 gene encoding transcription initiation factor TFIID subunit 4-like translates to MRLTSERNRAKMAAGSDLLDDVFFNTEVDEKVVSDLVGSLESELTGSGHGDSTVRVQSSANHIGNSAVGGNSNVQGSKMGLSQELAKAGTGGVQGGVINSTRSQGSTMDAAAGTTSAAGSGMAGGQSKLVGGIVTVAGSGKPETTGVQTLNGSSVMINSHNSESSTNSSSNNTSPATTIVNNGPGSGVKGNVILSSTSGTVIQTPLINTHKAVTSTVISQPSSTLNSVPTVTLVRPPMQTPGANTQQSGSNTVLTSAVSVANPACSGPQTNKFETPKTIIQTTAQIAASSATAAVKSPPTLQNVIRTSTPTTIAANPGGIRAIAPQVLAPRLAQPQQNAPNIQNIQLPPGMVLVRSETGQLLMIHQQTLAQMQAQSQSQSAMAPRPATPTSTPSVQINSVQAPGSLLTRQVSPTSIIKQGSPVQASVQATTTLQRPPVLQNTIMLGGSASTPGQPLVTPSPGQAGSAAVRTPAPPLAVSTETVENVKKCKNFLSTLIKLASSEKQSSETTANVKELVKNLLEGKIEAEDFTSRLYKELNSSPQPYLVPFLKRSLPALRQLTPDSSAFIQQSQLPLPSAQPAPAPAAASTALTAVVLGGTAAQRPPLSSSSSVGAKQSPVISLAHTPLSKPSLMVPQQQGALVRPQVTLSQSPMVTLRGQTHSRVIMGQPQMVKHLQAVPVMKQPLAPGGRPAAGPSSLLTAAQRNKLKEAGGSFRDDDDINDVASMAGVNLSEESARILATNSELVGTVTRSCKDEAFLATSSLTRRVLEIGKKFGVAELGPEVINYISHATQQRLQNLLEKVSEVAQQKNITFKEDDKHEQASDVRAQLKFFEQLDQMEKQRKEEQEREILMKAAKSRSRQEDPEQLRLKQKAKEMQQQELAQIRQREANMTALAAIGPRKKRKMDSPISGATAEGTSSGPSREGGSGGGGSRQFTRQRITRVNLRDLLFCLENERETSHSHLLYRGFLK